Proteins co-encoded in one Opitutus terrae PB90-1 genomic window:
- the ccoG gene encoding cytochrome c oxidase accessory protein CcoG, with protein MSATLPPHPPSARSPVPSLDSVTTIRADGSRPFLYPSDSHGRFTTARRWSAYLLIAVYLALPWIPVNGYPAVFLDIAERRFHLFGVTLAAQDLWLLFFLITGVGFALIFVTALLGRVWCGWACPHTVFLDHVYRWIERWIDGDAPQRRALAAAPVGFKKLVKRITKHALYFLVSAVIAHLFLAYFVSIPEVWSMVRADPLQHWGAFVFMMVATGTLHFNFAWFREQLCIVLCPYGRMQSAMIDDHTLVIGYDWMRGEPRGKRHAPTHAVAAQFRAPALTEGLPPGPSTTPGDCVDCFRCVHVCPTGIDIRQGLQLECIGCTACIDACDDVMTRLHRPKGLIRYASQNAFSGKPTRWFRPRTILYAVLLAIGAGVAGTALSTVRPANLSVTRITGAPYIVDVASVRNQFFVRLVNKRNEPVALQLQITDVPAGVRQNGFTAPIEIQPLGEIVQPLVLQQPRHDYTGPFHFAIQVRDARNTFTLSRALEFLGPEARLLREEEAEAARGTK; from the coding sequence ATGTCCGCCACCCTTCCCCCGCATCCGCCAAGCGCGCGCTCTCCGGTTCCGTCGCTGGACTCCGTCACCACGATCCGCGCCGACGGCTCGCGTCCGTTTCTGTATCCGAGCGACAGCCACGGCCGCTTCACCACGGCCCGGCGCTGGTCGGCCTATCTGCTGATCGCGGTCTACCTCGCGCTGCCATGGATTCCAGTCAACGGTTACCCGGCCGTTTTCCTGGATATCGCCGAGCGTCGCTTCCATCTGTTCGGCGTCACGCTCGCGGCGCAGGACCTGTGGCTGCTGTTCTTCCTGATCACGGGCGTGGGGTTCGCGTTGATCTTCGTCACGGCGCTGCTGGGCCGAGTCTGGTGCGGTTGGGCGTGCCCGCACACCGTCTTCCTCGATCACGTGTACCGATGGATCGAACGCTGGATCGACGGCGACGCGCCGCAACGTCGTGCGCTCGCCGCGGCCCCGGTAGGTTTCAAGAAACTCGTCAAGCGCATCACCAAACACGCGCTCTACTTCCTCGTCTCCGCGGTCATCGCCCACCTGTTTCTCGCCTACTTCGTTTCGATTCCGGAAGTATGGTCGATGGTCCGCGCGGATCCGTTGCAGCATTGGGGTGCGTTCGTCTTCATGATGGTCGCGACGGGCACGCTGCACTTCAACTTCGCCTGGTTCCGCGAACAGCTCTGCATCGTGCTCTGTCCGTATGGCCGCATGCAGTCGGCCATGATCGACGACCACACCCTCGTGATCGGCTACGACTGGATGCGGGGCGAGCCGCGTGGCAAACGCCACGCGCCCACGCACGCAGTCGCCGCGCAATTCCGCGCGCCCGCGCTCACGGAGGGCTTGCCGCCTGGTCCGTCCACCACCCCGGGCGATTGTGTGGACTGCTTCCGCTGCGTGCACGTCTGCCCGACCGGCATCGACATCCGCCAAGGGCTGCAGCTCGAGTGCATCGGCTGCACCGCCTGCATTGACGCGTGCGACGACGTCATGACCCGGCTGCACCGGCCCAAGGGGCTCATCCGCTACGCCTCACAAAACGCGTTTTCCGGCAAACCGACCCGCTGGTTCCGCCCGCGCACGATCCTCTACGCCGTCCTGCTGGCCATCGGCGCTGGCGTCGCCGGCACCGCCCTCTCCACGGTTCGGCCCGCGAATCTCAGCGTCACGCGCATCACGGGCGCGCCCTACATCGTGGACGTCGCCAGCGTCCGCAATCAGTTCTTCGTCCGGCTGGTCAACAAGCGCAACGAGCCCGTCGCACTGCAGCTCCAAATCACCGACGTCCCTGCCGGCGTGCGGCAGAATGGTTTCACGGCACCGATCGAGATCCAGCCGCTCGGGGAAATCGTCCAGCCGCTCGTGCTCCAGCAGCCACGGCATGACTACACCGGACCGTTCCATTTCGCGATTCAGGTCCGTGACGCGCGCAACACGTTCACGCTTTCCCGGGCTCTGGAGTTCCTCGGCCCCGAGGCCCGGCTTCTGCGTGAAGAAGAAGCGGAGGCCGCCCGTGGGACCAAGTAG
- a CDS encoding TVP38/TMEM64 family protein, with translation MQPHHRKHRKSRGRWLGLVVLLAAAIAMAAWLWGDLEWRDLVHTLTEFNAAIVFALMATLPIGGFSIMVVYLVAGAKFGPVLGGIAVAGATAVHLLASFWIARSFLRQPLQRFLERRGHRLPHVPEGENASVAAMAVLIPGLPYFSRNYLLALTDVPFRTYFWVCLPLYVARSYVTILIGDLGTDPDRRRLAILIGVYLLKLAVCAYLIWRIRRRIRNAKQQRDATAASRPGSAST, from the coding sequence ATGCAACCACACCACCGAAAACACCGAAAATCCCGCGGACGCTGGCTGGGCCTCGTCGTCCTGCTGGCTGCCGCGATTGCGATGGCGGCGTGGTTGTGGGGTGACCTCGAGTGGCGCGATCTCGTTCATACGCTGACCGAGTTCAACGCCGCGATCGTCTTCGCCCTGATGGCCACGCTGCCGATTGGCGGATTCTCGATCATGGTTGTTTACCTCGTCGCGGGGGCGAAGTTCGGGCCGGTGCTCGGTGGCATTGCCGTGGCTGGTGCGACCGCCGTGCATCTGCTCGCGAGCTTCTGGATCGCGCGCTCATTCCTGCGTCAGCCGCTGCAGCGATTCTTGGAACGCCGCGGACACCGACTGCCCCACGTCCCGGAAGGTGAAAACGCCTCCGTCGCCGCGATGGCCGTGCTGATTCCCGGCCTGCCTTATTTTTCCCGCAACTACCTGCTCGCGCTCACCGACGTGCCGTTCCGCACCTATTTCTGGGTGTGTCTGCCGCTCTACGTGGCGCGTTCCTACGTCACGATTCTGATCGGCGATCTCGGCACTGATCCGGATCGGCGGCGGCTCGCGATTCTCATCGGCGTCTATCTGCTCAAGCTGGCGGTGTGCGCGTATCTGATCTGGCGGATTCGGCGGCGGATTCGAAACGCGAAACAACAACGCGACGCCACCGCCGCGTCGCGACCGGGATCGGCCTCCACGTGA
- a CDS encoding c-type cytochrome codes for MSQTQPPPSSPPHEDQVRDHTFDGIQEYDKRLPNWWLATFYGAMVFWVGFWFYYERAHLGPSNAERLEQQMAVIEAARLAAAPALDDASLWKMSRNAVFIDAGRATFASTCASCHSAKLTGGIGPNLVDQLWIHGGKPSEVYQTITDGVLVKGMPAWGPVLGTKKVSELAAFILSHHQENEPIEKQEAWIPIAPAS; via the coding sequence ATGTCCCAGACTCAACCACCGCCCTCTTCCCCTCCCCACGAGGATCAGGTCCGCGACCACACGTTCGACGGCATCCAGGAATACGACAAGCGCCTGCCCAATTGGTGGCTCGCGACCTTCTACGGTGCGATGGTGTTTTGGGTCGGCTTCTGGTTCTACTACGAACGCGCTCATCTCGGCCCCAGCAATGCGGAGCGACTCGAACAGCAGATGGCCGTGATCGAAGCCGCAAGACTCGCCGCCGCACCCGCACTCGATGATGCGAGCCTCTGGAAAATGAGTCGTAACGCCGTCTTCATCGACGCCGGTCGCGCGACCTTCGCGTCCACCTGCGCCAGCTGTCACTCCGCCAAGCTGACCGGCGGCATCGGGCCCAACCTCGTCGACCAGCTTTGGATTCACGGCGGCAAGCCCAGCGAGGTTTATCAAACCATCACCGACGGCGTGCTCGTGAAAGGCATGCCCGCCTGGGGTCCGGTGCTCGGCACGAAGAAAGTCTCCGAGCTCGCCGCGTTCATCCTGAGCCATCACCAGGAAAACGAGCCGATCGAGAAACAGGAGGCGTGGATTCCCATCGCTCCCGCGTCGTGA
- a CDS encoding phospholipase D-like domain-containing protein — protein sequence MSSLMQRVRKLRRPSRGPRHERPPRSHRNELGWHWTFVALGIAMLLGAYFWYVSARILQEPVRLHYGPEDPAFPAAVGPLLGAEFTGGNSVELLLNGDGFFPPMLAAIRSAKKTITLETYIWAPGRISDEFIAALAERAEAGVKVHVMLDGMGTLKFTDEDKGRLTGAGVEVVKYGRQHWYEIKPNINHRTHRKILVIDGRIGFTGGMCVDDSWLGNADQPDRWRETQVHVEGPAVRQMQAIFAQNWLQTTGRLLLGQDYFPEFERAGQTTAQCFSSGPGEGAESARMSYMLAIASARRSIDIEHAYFVPDEYAVRMLLEARQRGVRIRVIVPAHNDSRFGRAASRSRWDELLRAGVEFYRYEPAMLHAKTMCVDDTFVTVGSVNFDNRSFSINDEVALNVIDPTLGRAHRRMFEHDLQQSTRYTWEEHAARPAYVKLADWFCGLFRSQL from the coding sequence GTGTCGTCCCTGATGCAGCGCGTCCGAAAATTGCGCCGGCCCTCCCGCGGGCCCCGGCACGAGCGGCCACCGCGCTCGCATCGCAACGAACTGGGCTGGCACTGGACGTTCGTGGCGCTCGGCATCGCGATGCTGCTCGGCGCGTATTTCTGGTATGTATCTGCGCGTATCCTGCAGGAGCCCGTCCGGCTGCATTACGGTCCCGAGGATCCGGCTTTCCCGGCCGCAGTCGGTCCGCTGCTGGGCGCCGAGTTCACCGGTGGAAACTCGGTCGAGCTCTTGCTCAACGGCGACGGCTTCTTCCCACCGATGCTGGCCGCGATCCGCAGCGCAAAAAAAACGATCACGCTCGAAACCTACATCTGGGCGCCCGGCCGGATCAGCGACGAGTTCATCGCCGCCCTCGCGGAACGCGCGGAGGCCGGCGTCAAAGTCCACGTGATGCTCGATGGCATGGGTACCCTCAAATTCACCGACGAGGACAAAGGCCGGCTCACCGGCGCGGGCGTGGAGGTCGTGAAATACGGTCGGCAGCACTGGTATGAGATCAAACCGAACATCAATCATCGCACGCACCGCAAGATCCTCGTGATCGACGGCCGCATCGGTTTCACCGGCGGCATGTGTGTCGACGACAGTTGGCTCGGCAACGCCGACCAGCCCGATCGATGGCGCGAGACGCAGGTGCACGTCGAAGGTCCCGCGGTCCGGCAGATGCAGGCGATCTTCGCGCAAAACTGGCTGCAAACCACCGGCCGGCTGCTGCTGGGGCAGGATTACTTTCCGGAATTCGAACGCGCGGGCCAGACCACCGCGCAATGCTTCAGCAGCGGCCCGGGCGAAGGCGCGGAATCGGCGCGCATGTCCTACATGCTCGCGATCGCCTCGGCGCGACGGAGCATCGACATCGAACACGCCTACTTCGTCCCCGATGAATACGCCGTGCGAATGCTGCTCGAGGCACGTCAGCGCGGAGTGCGCATTCGCGTGATCGTACCGGCACACAACGATTCGCGATTCGGGCGAGCCGCGTCCCGCTCGCGCTGGGACGAGCTGCTGCGCGCCGGCGTGGAGTTCTACCGCTACGAGCCCGCGATGCTGCACGCCAAAACCATGTGCGTCGACGACACGTTCGTGACCGTGGGCTCGGTGAACTTCGACAACCGCTCGTTCAGCATCAACGACGAGGTCGCGCTGAACGTCATCGATCCGACGCTCGGGCGGGCGCACCGACGGATGTTCGAACACGATCTCCAGCAGTCGACGCGCTACACGTGGGAGGAACACGCCGCCCGTCCTGCCTACGTGAAGTTGGCCGATTGGTTCTGCGGGCTCTTCCGCTCGCAACTGTAA
- a CDS encoding sulfite exporter TauE/SafE family protein, whose translation MSHDPLPQLPAAFMDLAAINSPATALVAGLVTSLHCAGMCGPLACALMPVRSSTGQPGADPSTVSTTYHLARLTSYTLLGAVAGGLGGLPLSFVSSSALRWAPWVLVAFFLAMAFRLDRLLPKPAFLGRFSLHLGRWTQGRSRVQAAAAVGFATPLLPCGPLYFVIALALMTGSALRGIEFMLAFGLGTVPLLWLAQSQFQWVRQKLSPLWLNRVRISLALITAVTLSWRLRGTLGFAGPDPANFICH comes from the coding sequence GTGAGCCACGACCCTCTCCCGCAGCTGCCCGCCGCCTTCATGGATCTCGCCGCGATCAACTCTCCCGCCACCGCCCTCGTCGCCGGACTCGTCACGAGCCTGCATTGCGCCGGCATGTGCGGCCCGCTGGCGTGCGCGCTGATGCCGGTCCGCAGCTCGACGGGTCAGCCCGGAGCGGATCCATCGACCGTCAGCACCACGTATCATCTCGCGCGACTGACCAGCTACACGCTGCTGGGGGCGGTTGCCGGCGGACTCGGCGGACTGCCGCTCAGCTTCGTCTCGAGTTCGGCGCTGCGGTGGGCGCCCTGGGTGCTGGTCGCATTCTTCCTCGCGATGGCTTTTCGGCTCGATCGGCTGCTGCCGAAGCCGGCGTTTCTCGGCCGGTTCTCGCTGCACCTCGGCCGCTGGACTCAGGGGCGCTCGCGGGTGCAGGCCGCCGCTGCCGTGGGCTTCGCCACGCCGCTGCTGCCTTGTGGCCCGCTCTATTTCGTCATCGCGCTCGCGTTGATGACCGGCTCGGCATTGCGCGGCATCGAGTTCATGCTCGCGTTCGGACTCGGCACCGTGCCGCTGCTCTGGCTCGCGCAGTCACAATTCCAATGGGTGCGCCAAAAACTTTCGCCGCTGTGGCTCAACCGCGTCCGGATCTCGCTCGCGCTGATCACCGCCGTCACCCTCAGCTGGCGCTTGCGCGGTACGCTCGGGTTCGCCGGGCCCGATCCGGCGAACTTCATCTGCCATTGA
- a CDS encoding helix-turn-helix domain-containing protein has protein sequence MVDQLRQSRIYRDYEQAFRETTGLPINLRAVEAFDLPHHGDPKENPFCSLMASSNRSCSSCLQLQRKVEEEARLEPKTLKCFAGLCDSAVPVRVGENLIAFLQTGQILLHQPTQTQFKRTTRQLLRWGATVDLQQLEEAFFQTRVVTKKQYESIVRLLTIFAQHLSSLSNQLLVKQETAESPVITRARVYITDHQSEDLSLGQVAQAVNMSAFYFCKTFKKSTGMTFTDYLARVRVEKVKNLLLNPHKRVSEAAYEAGFQSLSQFNRVFRKIAGESPSRYRERLHGAEHN, from the coding sequence ATGGTCGACCAGCTGCGGCAGTCGCGGATCTATCGCGACTACGAGCAGGCCTTCCGTGAGACGACGGGGCTGCCCATCAACCTGCGTGCGGTCGAGGCGTTCGACCTGCCGCACCACGGCGATCCGAAGGAAAACCCATTCTGTTCATTGATGGCGAGTTCGAACCGATCCTGCTCCTCCTGCCTGCAGTTGCAGCGCAAGGTCGAGGAGGAGGCGCGGCTCGAGCCCAAGACGCTGAAATGCTTCGCCGGGCTCTGCGATTCCGCCGTGCCGGTGCGCGTCGGCGAGAATCTTATCGCTTTCCTGCAGACCGGTCAGATTTTGCTGCATCAGCCGACCCAGACCCAGTTCAAGCGCACCACCCGGCAGTTGCTCCGCTGGGGCGCCACCGTGGACTTGCAGCAGCTCGAGGAGGCATTCTTCCAAACGCGGGTCGTCACGAAGAAGCAGTATGAATCCATCGTCCGGCTGCTGACGATCTTCGCCCAGCACCTTTCGTCGCTCAGCAACCAACTCTTGGTGAAACAGGAGACCGCCGAGTCGCCGGTGATCACCCGCGCCCGCGTCTACATCACGGATCACCAGAGCGAGGATCTCTCGCTTGGTCAGGTCGCGCAGGCGGTGAACATGAGCGCGTTCTACTTCTGCAAGACGTTCAAGAAGTCGACCGGGATGACCTTCACCGACTATCTCGCCCGCGTCCGCGTCGAGAAGGTGAAGAATCTGCTGCTCAATCCGCACAAGCGCGTCAGCGAGGCGGCCTATGAGGCCGGATTCCAGTCGCTGTCCCAGTTTAACCGCGTTTTTCGGAAAATTGCCGGCGAGTCGCCCAGCCGCTACCGCGAGCGCCTGCACGGCGCCGAGCACAACTGA
- a CDS encoding heavy metal translocating P-type ATPase, with product MSSGTIDGAAAPPPRPNAPRRPAKPTCAHCGAPLVDVRMQESGFCCSGCAYVYRLVHEHGLAGYYNIKDEITAPADDSVFEPRDFSWLASAQREAEAAAGAATPSSRPTPLPPELTLDVQGISCAGCVWLIEKVFAQQPGARDIEANAQLGQLQIRWIPPKFSVVEFARKLQSFGYLLGPAGDTGGVPESRGLVKRIGLCAAFAMNVMLFAFPAYFGMEPSFEYARLFGLLTLAFGTLSFLVGGVYFVGRAFRALREGAMHIDLPIALGILGAYGGSLYGWFAREERFVYFDFVATFILLMLVGRWAQVAAVERNQRRLLSQQPKPQRVALVVGGELPPEQLQAGQDYFAAAGQVVPVESRLISAEAAFSLASITGEPEPRSFLAGQRVPAGAINVSRTRAELSATQPWADSLLAQLLQPHVRAGARHALLEAIVRGYLIAIIVLAVGAGIAWWMISHDALRTWSVVTAVLVVSCPCAIGLAFPLADEIATVALRRRGVFVRNGDLWPRLGRVRKLVFDKTGTLTLEMPVLLNPDALRSLDAEARSALHALVRDNPHPVSQCLLANLLSLPSFGSEKSNPLGYSSTDAFPEIRETISQGVEFVQRGHRWSLGRVGWRSPVAVEERDEEKSNPLGYSSSRGYDTELAVDGHMLARFQFADMARPDARAEIAALQAAGAAVFILSGDRPEKVSALAKELGLPAAHALGHLTPQEKATWIEAHGRDETLMLGDGANDSLAFDQALCRGTPVIHRGILAPKSDFYYLGRGIAGVRALFAVNALRRRTQIIILLFSVLYNALAVGLALAGHMNPLVAAILMPANSLLTLALVTGGMRRAFAR from the coding sequence ATGAGCAGCGGAACGATCGATGGCGCCGCGGCGCCACCCCCGCGGCCGAACGCGCCGCGCCGCCCTGCCAAACCCACCTGCGCCCACTGCGGCGCCCCGCTGGTGGACGTGCGTATGCAGGAATCCGGTTTCTGCTGCTCGGGTTGCGCCTACGTTTACCGGCTCGTGCACGAACACGGGCTCGCCGGCTACTACAACATCAAGGACGAGATCACCGCACCGGCGGACGATTCCGTTTTCGAACCGCGCGACTTCTCGTGGCTCGCGTCCGCGCAGCGCGAAGCCGAGGCAGCCGCTGGAGCCGCGACGCCCTCGTCGCGGCCTACCCCGCTCCCCCCCGAACTCACCCTCGATGTCCAAGGCATCTCCTGCGCCGGCTGCGTCTGGCTGATCGAAAAGGTTTTCGCGCAGCAGCCCGGCGCGCGCGACATCGAGGCCAACGCCCAACTCGGCCAGCTCCAGATCCGCTGGATCCCCCCCAAATTCTCGGTGGTGGAGTTTGCGCGCAAGCTGCAGTCGTTCGGCTACCTGCTCGGCCCCGCCGGCGACACGGGCGGCGTGCCGGAAAGCCGCGGGCTGGTGAAACGGATCGGGCTCTGCGCCGCGTTCGCGATGAACGTGATGCTGTTCGCCTTCCCGGCCTACTTCGGCATGGAACCGTCGTTCGAATACGCGCGGCTGTTCGGACTGCTCACCCTCGCCTTCGGCACGCTGAGCTTTCTCGTCGGTGGCGTGTATTTCGTCGGCCGCGCCTTCCGTGCGCTGCGCGAGGGCGCGATGCACATCGATCTGCCGATCGCGCTCGGCATTCTCGGCGCCTATGGCGGATCACTCTACGGCTGGTTCGCAAGGGAGGAACGTTTCGTCTACTTCGACTTCGTCGCGACGTTCATCCTGCTGATGCTCGTTGGCCGCTGGGCGCAAGTCGCCGCCGTGGAACGCAACCAGCGGCGACTGCTCAGCCAGCAGCCCAAGCCGCAGCGCGTCGCGCTCGTCGTCGGCGGCGAATTGCCGCCGGAGCAACTGCAGGCAGGTCAGGACTACTTCGCCGCCGCGGGGCAGGTGGTGCCAGTTGAGTCACGGTTGATCTCCGCGGAAGCCGCGTTCTCACTTGCCTCGATCACGGGCGAGCCGGAGCCGCGTAGCTTTCTCGCCGGACAACGCGTGCCGGCGGGAGCCATCAACGTGAGCCGCACGCGCGCGGAACTCTCCGCGACGCAGCCGTGGGCCGACTCGCTCCTTGCTCAGCTGTTGCAGCCGCACGTTCGCGCCGGGGCGCGCCACGCGTTGCTCGAGGCGATCGTACGCGGTTACCTCATCGCGATCATCGTGCTCGCCGTCGGCGCGGGAATCGCGTGGTGGATGATTTCGCACGACGCGCTGCGTACCTGGTCCGTCGTCACCGCCGTGCTGGTCGTTTCCTGTCCCTGCGCGATCGGCCTCGCGTTCCCGCTGGCCGACGAGATCGCCACCGTGGCCCTGCGTCGCCGCGGCGTGTTTGTGCGCAACGGTGATCTCTGGCCGCGGCTCGGTCGGGTGCGCAAGCTGGTCTTCGACAAGACCGGCACGCTCACGCTCGAGATGCCCGTGCTCCTCAACCCCGACGCGCTGCGCTCGCTCGACGCCGAGGCCCGCTCCGCGCTCCACGCGCTCGTGCGCGACAACCCGCACCCGGTCAGCCAGTGCCTTCTCGCCAACCTGCTCTCGCTCCCGTCCTTCGGCTCCGAAAAGAGTAACCCATTAGGTTACTCTTCGACGGACGCGTTTCCCGAAATCCGCGAGACCATCAGCCAAGGCGTGGAGTTCGTGCAACGTGGCCACCGCTGGTCGTTGGGCCGGGTTGGCTGGCGATCGCCCGTCGCCGTGGAAGAACGGGATGAAGAAAAGAGTAACCCATTAGGTTACTCTTCGTCGCGCGGCTACGACACGGAACTGGCGGTCGACGGTCATATGCTCGCGCGGTTTCAGTTCGCCGACATGGCGCGACCCGATGCGCGCGCCGAAATTGCGGCGCTGCAGGCTGCCGGCGCCGCCGTGTTCATCCTGAGCGGCGACCGGCCGGAGAAAGTTTCGGCCCTCGCCAAGGAACTTGGGCTGCCGGCGGCGCACGCCCTCGGCCACCTGACGCCGCAGGAGAAGGCGACGTGGATCGAAGCCCATGGTCGCGACGAGACCCTCATGCTCGGCGATGGCGCCAACGACAGCCTCGCGTTCGATCAAGCCCTTTGCCGCGGCACTCCGGTTATTCACCGCGGCATCCTCGCGCCGAAATCCGACTTCTACTATCTCGGCCGCGGCATCGCCGGCGTCCGTGCGCTGTTCGCTGTCAACGCACTGCGCCGCCGCACCCAGATCATCATTCTGCTCTTTTCGGTGCTCTACAATGCCCTCGCCGTCGGACTCGCGCTCGCCGGTCACATGAACCCGCTCGTGGCCGCGATCCTGATGCCGGCCAACTCGCTGCTGACGCTGGCACTCGTGACCGGCGGAATGCGCCGCGCGTTCGCGCGGTAG
- the ccoN gene encoding cytochrome-c oxidase, cbb3-type subunit I, whose translation MTDQKITIEYNDKVVRQFLWATLIWGAVGMLVGVLVASQLNFWQLNFNLPWLTFGRLRPLHTNAVIFAFVGNMMFAGIYYSTQRLVKARLASNFLSALHFWGWQAIIVGAAITLPLGFSRGKEYAELVWPLNIAVAFIWVVFAVNFFWTLARRHERALYVAIWFYIATIITVAMLYIVNHLSIPTSLLHSYPVFGGVQDALVQWWYGHNAVAFFLTTPILGIMYYYLPKAAERPVYSYRLSVVHFWSLVFIYIWAGPHHLLHTALPGWLQNLGMTFSLMLWAPSWGGMLNGLLTLRGAWHKLRTDPVLKFFAAGVTFYGMATFEGPLLSIKAVNALGHYTDWIIGHVHGGTLGWNGFMAAGMVYWLLPRLWNKPLYSTALANLHFWLGLVGILLYIGAMWTSGITQGLMLNATTEGGTVLAYPYFIDTINTIRLMMLMRVIGGVLYLSSWGILAYVFIRTVRGAQPVNGTIEVFAEPSTADERLGVRGTFFSAPTLFTVLGVGFATMWMLGTDFVSVLGLIGALVCFVAGYALFTARGKSWAAWYERLLLNALPFTVLTFLAVAAGGAIQIVPTVLVEKAQNVEDRIQVVYTPLELAGRDIYVREGCYTCHSQMVRTLVPDVLRYGDYSRLGESIYDHPYQWGSKRTGPDLAREGGKYPNIWHIRHMADPRSISAGSIMPNYPWLLENNTDVAVLPAKIRVQQLLGVPFPERSAQQIFDAVKEQSTAMSQELRAAGAYVAPEKEIIALTAYLQTLGRSQKVEKLSAAASGTH comes from the coding sequence ATGACCGACCAGAAAATCACGATCGAGTACAACGACAAGGTCGTCCGCCAGTTCCTCTGGGCCACGCTCATCTGGGGCGCCGTGGGCATGCTCGTCGGCGTGCTCGTCGCCTCCCAGCTCAACTTCTGGCAGCTCAACTTCAACCTGCCGTGGCTGACCTTCGGCCGTCTCCGGCCGCTGCATACAAACGCGGTGATCTTCGCGTTCGTCGGCAACATGATGTTCGCCGGCATCTACTATTCGACGCAGCGGCTGGTGAAGGCGCGGCTCGCGAGCAATTTTCTCTCGGCGCTGCATTTCTGGGGCTGGCAGGCGATCATCGTCGGCGCGGCGATCACGCTGCCGCTCGGTTTCAGCCGCGGCAAGGAGTACGCCGAACTCGTCTGGCCGCTGAACATCGCGGTCGCGTTCATCTGGGTCGTCTTCGCGGTGAATTTCTTCTGGACGCTCGCGCGCCGGCACGAGCGCGCGCTCTACGTGGCGATTTGGTTCTACATCGCGACGATCATCACCGTGGCGATGCTTTACATCGTCAACCACCTCTCGATTCCCACCAGCCTGCTGCACAGCTATCCGGTGTTCGGCGGCGTGCAGGATGCGCTGGTGCAATGGTGGTACGGCCACAACGCCGTGGCGTTCTTCCTCACCACGCCGATCCTCGGCATCATGTACTACTATCTGCCGAAGGCGGCGGAGCGACCGGTGTACAGCTACCGGCTGTCGGTGGTGCATTTCTGGTCGTTGGTCTTCATCTACATCTGGGCCGGTCCCCACCACCTGCTCCACACCGCGCTGCCCGGCTGGCTGCAGAACCTCGGCATGACGTTCTCGCTCATGCTCTGGGCGCCATCGTGGGGCGGCATGCTCAACGGCCTGCTCACGCTGCGCGGCGCGTGGCACAAGCTCCGCACCGATCCGGTGCTCAAGTTCTTCGCCGCCGGCGTGACGTTCTACGGCATGGCGACGTTCGAGGGGCCTCTCCTGTCGATCAAGGCCGTAAACGCGCTCGGCCATTACACCGACTGGATCATCGGCCACGTCCACGGCGGCACGCTCGGGTGGAACGGCTTCATGGCCGCCGGCATGGTTTACTGGCTGCTGCCCCGGCTCTGGAACAAGCCGCTCTATTCGACCGCGCTCGCCAACTTGCACTTCTGGTTGGGGCTCGTCGGCATCCTCCTCTACATCGGCGCGATGTGGACGAGCGGCATCACGCAGGGGCTGATGCTCAACGCCACGACCGAAGGCGGCACCGTGCTCGCCTATCCCTACTTTATCGACACGATCAACACCATCCGGCTGATGATGCTGATGCGCGTGATCGGCGGCGTGCTTTACCTCTCCAGCTGGGGCATCCTCGCCTACGTCTTCATACGCACCGTGCGCGGCGCCCAACCCGTCAACGGCACCATCGAGGTCTTTGCCGAACCGAGCACCGCCGACGAGCGGCTCGGGGTCCGTGGCACGTTCTTCAGCGCGCCAACCCTCTTCACGGTCCTCGGCGTGGGCTTCGCCACGATGTGGATGCTCGGCACCGATTTCGTCAGCGTTCTCGGGCTGATCGGCGCGCTGGTCTGCTTCGTCGCGGGCTACGCGCTCTTCACCGCGCGCGGCAAGTCCTGGGCCGCCTGGTACGAACGGCTGCTGCTAAATGCCCTGCCGTTCACCGTGCTCACCTTCCTCGCGGTCGCCGCCGGCGGCGCGATCCAGATCGTGCCGACCGTTCTGGTCGAGAAGGCCCAGAACGTCGAAGATCGCATTCAGGTCGTCTACACGCCGCTCGAGCTCGCCGGCCGCGACATCTACGTACGCGAGGGCTGCTACACCTGCCACTCGCAGATGGTCCGGACGCTGGTGCCCGACGTGCTTCGCTACGGCGACTACTCGCGGTTGGGTGAATCGATTTACGATCATCCCTACCAGTGGGGCTCGAAGCGCACCGGTCCCGATCTGGCGCGCGAAGGCGGCAAGTATCCGAATATCTGGCATATACGCCACATGGCGGATCCGCGCTCGATCTCGGCCGGTTCCATCATGCCCAACTATCCGTGGCTGCTGGAGAACAACACGGACGTCGCCGTGCTGCCTGCGAAGATTCGCGTGCAGCAGCTGCTCGGCGTGCCGTTCCCCGAACGCAGCGCGCAGCAGATCTTCGATGCGGTGAAGGAACAGTCCACCGCGATGTCGCAAGAGCTGCGCGCGGCCGGCGCCTACGTTGCGCCCGAGAAGGAGATCATCGCGCTCACGGCCTATCTCCAGACGCTCGGCCGCTCGCAGAAGGTTGAGAAGCTTTCCGCCGCGGCCTCCGGCACGCACTGA